The Dasypus novemcinctus isolate mDasNov1 chromosome 24, mDasNov1.1.hap2, whole genome shotgun sequence sequence tcatcaTATAAGCAGTTAGCCTTGTATGCATGGTTTCAGTCAATACcacaaattttaatatgttgcattttattaaaaatattttctaatttcccttatcatttcttctttgatgtatattttatttaggagtgtattgtttaaaATGAACTTGAGGTTTTCCTAGATATCTTACTGTTgggtttctaatttaattctgttATGATCAAAGAACATAGAGAGTGTGTGATTTAGagtcatttaaatttattgagatttgttttaatgCCCAACATCTCTTGGTGaacaaagaatatatattctgtagTTGTTAGGTTTTCTGTAAATATCAGTTAGTTTATGGTGGTTGAGAGGGGTGTTAAAAATTTCTTTGGAGAAACTTCTGGCAAAATCTCTCTGGAGTTACCTGTTTCTTCCTTTAATTTCTGTCAACTCTTGTGGACAACATTTAGTTGGGTCTTGCATATTTATCCAATTCTAACAagctctgccttttaattggagtcTTTTGTCCACTAATGTTTAATTATTGATATAATTAGATTTAGATCTAccaattttttacttttctgtttgttccctgttttattcctcctcctccttctcttgtgtttgaatatcttttttttcccgtAGTATTTTTGGCTACGTGTGTTGGCTCTAGAGACTACAGTGTACATCTTTAATGTTTCAAGGCTGCATCTTATCACATTCACACCATGCAACCCCTCACACAAAATGTGGAagccatgccagcctgttgccTGCTCTCCTTTGTGCTAGAGCATCTGGCATGTTTTATCCATGCGCACATTACAAACCCCACCAGACAGCGCTTTGGGTTTTTACTTTAAACAGTCTTATGGAATTAAGTCCGTCAGCTCCACGCTTGGAATTCTGCACCACGTGTTTTGATGTtttgttctacttttttcttGTAGATTAGTCTAACATGGCAGATCAGAGGCAGCGCTCCCTCTCTACCTCAGGGGAATCGCTGTACCACGTGCTTGGGCTGGACAAGAACGCAACCTCAGATGACATCAAGAAGTCCTATCGGTAAGGCGCAGGTGTGGGTCCCCCTTGCTCCCCGAGGACACATGTGCCACTCGTGTGGTTGGATCTTTAGTCTGTCTAGAACCACTGCACATACTTTTTTCCTGGCAGACTCAGTATTAACTGGTAACAGTTCTGTTGCATATTTGTATTTGTAGCGTACTTATTATAGCTTAAAGTTGTCACATTCTCAATATTTTCTTGGCAAAAAAAAGTACTTTTTAGGTATTAGAAACTGTCTAAAGTAGGGTTACCAGTTCTACAAAGAAGCAGGTTCACACTTGTTTAGAGACTTCCCAGGTGCTTGTAGAGCTTTGGGAAGACTTGGAGGAGCTACTTGTTTCAGCACAGCGACTGCAGATGCCCTCTGAGGTGCGCTGGCCACAGGCACCCTCCCTTAATCCCGGCATTTCAAACTGTCCTCCTTTTGTGCGGTTAGTACCCAGGCATGAACTGTCCAGTTGCGCCCTCCATGCTGGCCGCTTGGCTTCGCAGTGCAGCCAGTGGTGAGGACACTGGGGTCAGTAGGGCTTGCCCCTGCTCAGGTGGATGGTCCAGGCAAGAGGAACGGCGCACGGGTCAAGGTCGGGCCTTAGGGCTCCCAGGGCTGTCCTCTATCCCAGTCGGCCTCAGCCACCTCTGCTCGAATGAGCAGGCTGCTGCGGTTTCCCTGGACTCAGATGTTCTGAAATTCTATGGAATTGGGCGTGGGAAGTTGGAAAGTGGTGATGGAAGAGGGGCGGCGACTGTCCTGTGTGTGAGCCTGAGACTCGGAGACCAAGTTCGAAACCTGGAACTGGTGTTGGTTTGCAGGAAACTTGCCTTGAAATACCACCCCGACAAGAACCCCGATAACCCGGAGGCCGCAGACAAGTTCAAGGAGATCAACAGTGCCCATGCCATCCTGACCGACGCCACCAAGAGGAACATCTACGACAAGTACGGCTCCCTGGGCCTCTACGTGGCCGAGCAGTTTGGGGAGGAGAACGTGAACACCTACTTCGTGCTCTCCAGTT is a genomic window containing:
- the DNAJC5 gene encoding dnaJ homolog subfamily C member 5, producing MADQRQRSLSTSGESLYHVLGLDKNATSDDIKKSYRKLALKYHPDKNPDNPEAADKFKEINSAHAILTDATKRNIYDKYGSLGLYVAEQFGEENVNTYFVLSSWWAKALFVFCGLLTCCYCCCCLCCCFNCCCGKCKPKPPEGEETAFYVSPEDLEAQLQSDEREATDTPIVMQPASATETTQLTADSHPSYHTDGFN